DNA from Ananas comosus cultivar F153 linkage group 12, ASM154086v1, whole genome shotgun sequence:
AAAGGGTGACATGTGACATGGAATTTTCTTGGCAGCAAGCACGCCTGCCATGGTATTTTCATCAGACTTTTGACTAACGGAACTAGTTAATTTACCCGGAGCAAACTTCAAGACAATTGTTAGAACCGAAACTCTGAGAACATAATTGATCTTGAGATTGAACTTTAGGGTTTAAACTTGTTGATTAACATAAAATACTGAAAGCATTGAATTTGTACGCGACTGCAAAGACCTGCATATGTCGAACAGTATCTTTCTCCACAATTTTCATTTccgaaaattaaattagaaagaTGCAGAAGAATCAGTTGCTATGTTTATAGGAGGGCATCAAAATGatcagaaaaatatatattcaatctgaGCTATAATCTGACACCAATGTTATGGTTGTTGTTCCATCCTCTTGAACAAGCTTGGCAACCCAAAGTAGTGTTCTTACCTGACTGCTAGATGTTTCTCTGCCTCTTCCACATCAGGAAGTTCGCAACTATGATCGCCATCTACAGCCCAGCTGCTAAACCATGTCATAGCATGGAATTCCTCCTTCGTAATCCCCATATTCGAGAGGAATTTTGTATCTGCAATGCGATAAAATGAATGTGCAGATTGGAATAACATTGTAAACAACATTAAGCAAAAAAGgcttaaaattatgaattagtAAGATTCCATTGGCAAAGAGAAATTACTTGTATAATGCTTCCATTGGCAAAGATGGTGGCAGCATGTTGCGAGAGCAAGGCCTTGCAAATAACAATTATTTGGAAACTCATTCCTCGGATTATATTGTTTACGTAGACAGCACCTTATCGTCAAATCTATAAAGAAATTCAACAACTTATTGACCCATTTTATCTCCTTGTGAATTAATAAGCTTTATCAGTTAAATTACACAAACAAATTTCTAAGTCcttttactgtttttttttttttttttttttttcatatacaccacagtatatatgtaaatttacATTAATACCCCTGAAAAGTAGGTGCTGACATGCGTGCCTCGAAATACCTTGCTTATTTGTATCCTTGCTCCTTTACTGGTATCAATAGCAAAAACAATATATAACTCTGGCAGGGGCATGCAAAAGCATAAATATTGTTTTAAGGGCATGCATTCACATACTTGTAGGGGTATTTGTGCAATTCTGTATATTTGCAAGTTTACATATGAAAAAATTGTACCCTTAACTACAGTTTTTGCATATAATGTTCACCTGTTGCAGGTCCGCAGAGATGCTTCCCGGTAGCTAGGTATGGAAGACCCTTCAATGATTCTACTGCATGCAAGTTCAAATCTTCAACTGCAAAGTAAGAATTTGAGCCAATATATCACTGTTCTAGCATCGGCTAATTAATTTTAGTATCGCATAGGCAAAGTCACATATAGTTATCACTTGTAAGCACATATATGTGCACCCTAGTGTAGTGTAATTCCATCAACTCCTAAGTACAGCTGTAAGGTAAAttggaaagggaaaaaaaagcatACTAATGTCATCTGAAGCTGAAGCACAAATATTAAGATATGTATCAACATGCAAATTTGAAACACAAAATGGAAAATCTTACTGTCAATTCTTAAACGTTCTAATACTAAGCTCTGGTTTTGCCGCAGACTTCGATCAGCCTATAAGTTATtagcgaaaagagaaaaaaataagaaaaaacaaagatcAGTTTATCATTGAAGCATAATAGTCACTAAAAGTTGAAACAGCATATATACAGTTCCGCTGCTAGTATATAAAAAGTCAAGATTATAAAGAGTATACAAgggaaaaaaagataatatttttcttgTTAGAAGAGCCATATGTAGTTTGCTAAAAGTTCAAGAGATATGCATCTCCATTGTTTACTAAAAGATCCACTTGCTATGGTTTGCTTATCCAATAAAATGTTGTCCCTCAAAAAGGACATTATAGAGGAAAATGAAGTAGAACGTTTTGGGTTTAAATTAGCAGGAGCATCTGATTTGGCTGGTTATTCCGGACACAGGGCTTGAATAAGAAAGTATATCTAAAAAGGATTTAAACAGCTCGTAGCaaagatgataataataatagtcaTTGCTCATAAGACATTGTGTTCATGGCAGATATGCGCCCCACAACAGAAGCGATCACAAAACAAAACCCCATATAGTAAAACATACCACTGGATAAGTTGCTGCAAAAACTAAATAGGCCTTTGAAGCAGAATAAGATACAGTATGagcgaaaagaaagaaaaatattgccTTCAAAAGAAATGCTGAGAGAAAAAAGGCTGATACCTTGAGTTTGTACGACCTCCGCTCGACCAAAAAAAGCTTCTTAACTCCATAACAATCTGCAAGCATCTGCGCCAAGTACCCTCTCCCGGCCCCAAACTCGACAACAGCCGGCACTGCACCTTCCTCTCCATTCAACAAATCACTCCCCTCAGAGTTCTCATTGGCATTCTCTCTTACCACCTCGATTTTCTTTCCTATCAATCCAAATGCTTCCATATTCCCAAGAATCGATGCCTGCTGCACAACATGCTTCTCTTGATACGGCAGCCTCCTGTAGAtagatagaaaaagaaaaagctcagATATAGAAAACTTCCATTGATATAGTGTGATCTGCACTTTACTGTTCTCAGTAATCAAAACCAACATACAAAACACCGATTAGCCACAAAGTGCCGCACTTTACCCAATACATATAAGGGAGTAAAGTGCTGTGTAGATTTTGATTGTTGAGGAGGGTACAGTGCAAGTTGCAGCATATCCATGGGCAACACGAAAGAAGAAGGGAAAGCATAATGGAATGTttacacttttatttttttaacaaaaagacTCCTAAATATCCAAAACtctaaaaccccaaaaccaaaTTTAATAACCAACCTATCTATTTGCCCTTTCAGCCAAGCCTCGCAAGCTTCCGGCACAACATAAGAATCCTGCAATGCCGTTGCCGCAGCGGAATGGACCGACCTGATCTTGTCAACAAGATCATAGAATTCGAGCACGGAAAGGTTGTAAATGGCGCTCCTTTTAGCGGCCGAGCTCACGATGATCTCGTCGGGATCGCCGGCATTGATGGATTCGGAGTAGTAGGGTTGGGCCTCGAGTGCTTCGGCTTGTTTCCTCAAAGGGCATCGCTTTACGTGCGAATCCAAGTTCTCTTGGCGCACGGAGCTGCGGAGTTGAAGGTTGAAGAGAGAGGTTATGCAAGGAGAAGTGAAGGAAGAGAAAGGGAGGAGATTTGCAGGGCCAGAGATCGTAACTGGGAGGGGTCGATGGGGCAGGGGACGCGGAGGGCGCTTGAGGAGGAGTGGTGGTTGCCGCAGAACCTATGGAAGCGAAAGGCAACATGAGAGAGAGacacagagagagaaagagagagatgacaATGACGAGGGcggtttatttatttactggGAGGAAGGGAGGGGGGAGTTGGCGCAGTAGCGGCGCTTGTTGGGGAGCCAGAACTGGcaccgctccgccgccgccatcgaGTCGAGAGCAAGCAGAAGCTCAAGCTCTCCTCCGTGCGAGTAGGATCCAGATCGCCTCCGAGCTCCGAATGCTGGAGAAGAGTTTACCCCCGTTTCCTCCGACCGATGCTAACATACACAAAGAACGTAAAATCGGGGCCGAAACAGCAGACAACGCCGGTTTTGAGGGGTACAACGAAAAGAGACCAAGTCGGTGCCTAGACTGGTTACCCCGCCGACTTGTGAAAATTACAAGTTTTTTCTATTTCATGCGGACCAGAACCTTACTTAGTATGGTTACGGTGGTGCGCCTGTTTGATGTGATCCACTTTGAATTCGAACCGAAATTTTAACCCgcatatcatattatatattgttgcCCTGCTAATCTCAACCACTTAGGGGTCCTAACGAAGGCCCGGCCCGATGGGCCATGTTTGGACCGAGCTTTgggtattaaaataataaatttgggttcgggtcgggcttaaaaatttaggcccgaaaaaattttggACTTATTTGGGCATATCCAAGCTCGGCCTGAGCCCAGCCCAAAAGctagatatattaattatcaaaataaaatatttaattatatatggccaatttgaataaaaaatctactagttttacacttttgcaaaaataggccacttttttttattttataaattcagGCCAAATTTTCAACCGCTTAACCAAAATGCTCATCGTTTACATGATTACATCCGTCTCTTTCGTATTCGGTGAGATACATATATGAgcattgtaattttaaaatattacaatgcTCCTTTATTAGAAAACTACATATGCCCTAATCAATTAAacgttttatttttatatgagaAATTTCTATCATATTATTTACTTTGTAAGATTATCAGCATCGGAGTAGAAGTGAAGATTGCTGAACCCCGAAGCGCATCTTCTATATATCTGAGTCTAgttttagtttattattattttttttgtttggtctTATTTCATTGATGAATAATTATTGATGgatattaatagtattatatttaatgttatatattaattttctttgatGTGATCAAATCCCTgtaaaaataggtattttattttaattttatataaatgaaAGTTTTTATATATTGCATAATAAATGTGTAAAATGGGCCTCCACAAAACTCGATGGGTGTTGGATAGTGGGCTTGGACTTGTGCCGGGCCTTAATTTTCCAAAAACATTAGATAAAACCCGATACGAAGCCCTAATGTTTGTTTGGGCCGGTCTTGGGCATAGTATTACCCtacccaagcccggcccagttccacccctactaCCACGTACTCAACTCGGTCTCTCTCCGCGCCTATCTTTCCCCCGCCTATTGTGTGCTCTTCTATTCTTCCACCCGAAACCCTAATAACCTCgagatgaagaggaagaaaaccatggccgcctccgccgctgcaGCTCCTATTCCGCCGGAGCCCGACCTCAAAGCCCTAATCGGCGAGCACTCGCTCTTCTTCGATCGGCTGGTGGACTTGATACCGGCGCGGTTCTACGTCCCCTTGGACGACGAGGATCGACCGTGGTACCAGGGCCTCTCTAAGGCCGCCAAGGCCTGCGTCAAGATCCAGTCCCGTGAGAACCTTAAGAAGGCTCGCCGCGCCCGCCTCGACCCCGCCGCTCCCCCCTCCTCCACCGTCGAACTCCTCTCCAAatccatcgccgccgccgccgattccaaccctaaccctaaccctaaccctaaccctaaccagggcgaggaggaggaggaggacgaggatgaggatgaggcgGCGCAGGCTCAGCGGCCGGCGGAGACGATGGATGATCGCACCGCCACCGACGTTGAGCTCCGGCGCCGCCTCCAAGCGCGCATAGTGGAACTCCGGTCCACCCGCAACACCCGTCCCGAGACGATCAACAAgccaaagaaggagaagaagaagaagaataagagcaagaagaagaagaaaaagaatgaggAAGAGGGAGGTCCCTCTTCTCCTCTCGGGAAGCGGAAGAGAGATGAGGAGGAAAGCAATGCTGCCCCAACGGATATCTCCTTTGGGAAGGTTAGGAGTGGTGGTGAGGATAATCAGAataaggggaagaagaagaagtcgaAGTTGTCCAAGCAGCAGGAGTTGGAGCGGGCGAGGCGGCTTGAAGCAGCGAAGAAGGATCCGGAGAAGGGGGAGAAGTTCGCCATGAAGCACTCGTGGAAGGCGGCGGCAAGTAGGGCCGCAGGGGAGAAGGTCCATGACGATCCGAAGCTTTTGAAGGAGAGCATCAAAAGGGAGGAGAGGAGCAGGAAGAAGCACGCAGAGAAGTGGAAGGAGAGGATGGAGACCGTGGAGAAGGCACGAGCGGAGAAGCAGAAGACTAGAGCGGATAATATTAGGGGCAGGGCCGAACAGAAGAGGATGAGGCGTATcgagaagagggagaagaagctcATGCGGCCAGGGTTTGAAGGGCGCAAGGAGGGGTACATTAATGGATAGTCTTGTGCAAGAGCATGACATGCTTGCGACTTCCATATGTTACAGAGGACGAGGTAAGGAGAGTTCCTTCGGCTTTTAGAAAATTTCTACTTGGTGATTTGTTTCTGCAGGGTTTCATTTTATATGTAACCATGGAACAAGTTTTTATggaaatttatttaatatgtatCACTAATTTATGGTTGCAAATGAGATCTCTAGGGTTTGTCTCTTTGATTAGAGGTAAAGAAAGAAGACGAGGGAGCAGGAGTTGttcttttttagaaatattctgACTCGAAAATTATCACGGATCGAGTTTCATTGATAGCTGTTGTCTTTCATGAAAATCTATTCTGTAGTTTCTGGGAGGACTTATCTGTGTCTCATGGAGAAACTCCAATCACAATACGCAATGGTGCTGCTCTGTTTAGATGATTTTTACGAGAAAGCTGAAATTGCTATTTATACGAAATTGTTATTTGTATGCCTCTTCTATTCAGAGTTGGTGACTATATTGATATAATAGAtcactaattcaaatcaaattcgCTAATATCAGAAAGCAAGAATTGTTATTTGCATATTTCTTTTATTCATACTGGGCTTGAATTAATCTGTATAGGTGATTAATTGTAAGAAAATTTTAGTGAGCAAAACTATGGCATTTTATTAACTTTGtgcacttttatatatattgttggtgGAACAATAACGGCCCGAGCGCAGCTTTCTGATTCCATTTTTGTTTCTCCATTCGTTTTTTTAACCAAAGATATTAGGTCACAGTGGCTTTCACAATATTAGCTTTCACAAAATTATATTACTCATGAAATCACCATGCTTAGACGCTAACAAGCTTGCCCGAGTTATATAGTGTGAGCAAGTCCTGGATAATTATATTGAGCTGCATGTCTGGTAATAAATGGCATTATATCGCATAAGACCTGAAGCACTCTTCAAACTAAACTATTCCTCAAGTTGTCGCAGATTTTCTTTTGTAAGTTGAGCCTAAATTATGTAATTGCTGATAGTGCTGTTGCAAATAATTATTGGTGTAGCTCAAAATTAATCTATGTAACTATGAATTGTTTGTTTTTGTCAGAAGTGTtcgagaaattaaaatttgttctcACCTTGTGTTGTGGTGCAAATAGCTTGCTAAAGTTTTCAAGTTTTGCTTATGTTGGAGCGTGGAATTCTATCTGTTTGATTTGTGTGCTTCTTTTACAATGTTGGAATTGTTAAAGAAAGCTTTTAAGCATATTTTATCGTATATTTTTGTGATATTAAATGTTCCTGAATAGAATGATAGATGTAGAAGCTGGGTGCGTCATGGTTCTTCGTTTGATTTTGCAGCACCTTTCTGGTTGAAGATTtggttattttaattatatggcTTAGGCAATTCTTTGTACCCTTACACAAATATCTTTTAATGCCAAAAAATGCTAATTACTTTTGTAATGGCAATTGCAATGATATTAACTCCTATTTATTTAGTTTCTATGTTATGTCAGATGCTTTTTTAAGCATCGCTGCTGAAGTGTATGTATGAAtttgtaactttattttttgatcTTAGTTGTTTTTCATCCAATTGTGTTAACTTTTGGTTATGCGAACCGTCTGAAAACGGAAGCTAGTCAACCATTTTCTGTTGTGAATTCGTCAAGTTAGTAATTGTTGTGCTGTTTCGATTGGTAAATGCACCTATGATTTGCTCTTTTTCGGGATGTAAGATTTATGCTTGCTCTCAGGAGAAGAAGAATTAGAGTTTTATGCGGCACAAAAGTGTCTTTGAAAAGTCTAAGCCTCCCTGAATGCGCTAAAACTTTTGAGGactttcaattcaaattgaGCTTGCTTCAAATTAGTCAGATACAGATTCAATTTGATTCATCGCTCCCAATTCAAACATCAATCAACTATCTGTTGGGAAAGCATAAACAGAAGTGACCCCTCCATTCACTACCAGATTGTGCCCGGTAATCTACGCCCACTCCTCGGAGGCCAGGAAGAGCGCTGCCTCTGCCAGGCGCTCTGCCGTCAGCACCACCCCTTTCAGGATGACGGCTGCGCAGCACCGCTCTTCCACCTCTGTCTCGCTTCCGCCCAAGAATTTGCATGCCAGCGGGGTTGCCACCCCGAAAGGCGAGATGCAGTTCACCCGCGCGCCGTGCCGTCCGAGCTCCCCTGCCGCCGACCGCACCAGCCCCACCACCGCATGCTTCGACGCCGTGTATGATGCCGGCCCCAGCCCCGCCTAGTGTTATGTATAAACATTAAAACCACTTTTCTCCAAATTAGAACGTTTAATTGGAAGTATGTAAGCCTTTTTCAGCTGCTGCCGATGGAAGCGGCAACGGTGGTGCCTAGCTTGTCCTGGATGTCTGCGATGACGACAGCGGCACCCTCGGCTGCAAATAGCCGTGACGCCGCCTCCCCAATGCCGCTCGCACCGCCGGTGATGATGACCACCTTGCCTTCCAACCTAAGTCTGATGCAAACATGTCTGGTTACTAGTATTACACCATGAATTGGATGAGAAATTTTGTCAAGCATGCGTTTTGGAAATTTGCAGTTTATATAAAGGAGGAAGCACTTAAATTTACCGTCGTTTTGTAGGCATGGATTGGTTTGAAGACTCCGAAGAAGCCATGTAAAGAAGTGAAGCTAGTTCTTTTGAGTGAGTTGGGAGGAAACGCGTAGGTTTTATGTGTGGACAGAGGAGGTATATCTGTATACTGCCTCTTAATCTTTAAGACCAAGTTTGATATACGTGAGCATTTCCATTGATCAAGTGGGGCACTAGTAACTTGTACAATTATCCATAAATAATTCATGTATAATATGGTATGCACGGGTAAACTAGATAAGGGTTCAtatttactattaaaataaCCAATTTTGAGCCCTTTTAACAACTagacaaataatatataaaagttgcgAAGTTTGAATTAGagagattttaaatattatcgattatatttaataaagccgatcgtcgactcaaaattttttttacacaaaataaattgaaagtataaatttttttttaccttcaaaataatattagtCAGTCAGCtgttaaaagaaagaaaaaaaaaagtgagtggatggattattttttttttaatttcaaagatGACAGTTGAGACTGCAACAACTCCGTAACACTAAAGTAATGAAAATATTAATCAATAACAATTTGGAAGGTCTTTTAGTTATCTGAACCTTTCTAATTAATACATGCACGTACAAATAGTTCCAAAGAAAAACTATAAtaccttttttctttcctaggcttcttttaattttttctcttttgtgcCTGCTTTGTTCTGCGTTCTCTCGACAGTAACAGATGATTTACTAGTAAAATGCAagtacttttatctttttttctctttttttccctgGGATTTGCTAGGAAATAAGACTCAGGAGataatatattacaattatttcttttgctGAGAATCATTGTTGGAGGGTAGGCCCCATTCATAATTTTGTAGCCCGAAGATGCATCTGATGTATGAATCCCACCAAAATAAAGCCAGTGAAAATACATAATGGAGATgtcaaaaacaaaagcaaaaaaatatgtGATTAATCAATTCTCCACATGGATCATTCATTGATTTTCGTGTCGGTTCTGCTCTCTTGTGTCCCCACCATTCCTCCATCCAAGATTGACACTCAAACTGTATATATTTAGCATAGATATCTCTTTTCTGTAATCGACAATTCATAAAGATAACCGGCCGTccgtagagcaagtggcaaagggtttagtggttggtacccgagacttaagttcgaatcctaattgattcacatttccagctaagtttatttctaaataaaataaacgaaacggatagcgtgctacctatctcttaaaaaaaaaaaaaagaaagaaagaaaaagaagtcaTAGAGATAGAGTTGCATACCAATTTATTGGTACAAGAAATCGTTTGTGAGGTAATTAAGATGTAGTCCTCTCTAACAACCAAGCTATCTTTACCGGTGCGACAAAAATATGaccaagaaaaaagaaaaaaaaacaaatgagaaAGATATATACCAATCCCGACTCTCTTATCAATTGTCGTTGGAAACTTTTTATCTTGATAATGAGTTGATACTGTTTAATAGTTATTAGTTAGGTTGTTGTCCTCGAGGTCAGAGATTCAATATGTGCTTATATgcttaaaattaagaaaaaagaaaaaaaactttagcCTGTTTGgtcttgttgtttttttttttttttttgttgtaacaatcacaatatatataatatattcagAGTTAATTTTGTTGTGTCCCATAGGATGGCAAAAAAAccccataaaaataatataatagtttatataaaaaatatttgaaaaatattttgttcttattaTTGTGTGCAATATAgaagattttaattaaaaattatcattttcaaGTAAATAACTGAAGCAGAGACATGCAGTACTTAAAATTAATAGTACACAGAGTGAGGGAGAGATTTCAAATTGcagttttcaattttaaaaattaataattttgttttagcCGTTAACTGCAATATTGCTGCAGTTTTTAAACTTTAACGGGCGTGAGAGTACGATTACTCGAGGAGCGGTACCGAGTACCGACGATAAATTTGAAAACTAGGGACTACGCCGCGATATCGAAAAAGTACAGGGACTGCGCTGCAACTTTCCGAAAAAGAAACCCCCGATCCCCGTTTACACTCCTCCTCTCACTCTCCCCTTTCCCCTCCCCGAACCTTAGTTGGAGGACGAAGACGAAGAGCCCATCTCGTTCTCTCTCGACTGATCTCTCCGTTTCGGAGTATCTTTGTGATGTGGTGAGAATCTCGTCCCAATTTGGTCAATTTTTCCCTGTTGATGCTTCTTACCGTTGCTATTGGTTTAGATCTGTAGATCTGCTTGCGGATGTTGTTCTT
Protein-coding regions in this window:
- the LOC109718277 gene encoding tRNA:m(4)X modification enzyme TRM13 homolog isoform X1: MAAAERCQFWLPNKRRYCANSPLPSSQFCGNHHSSSSALRVPCPIDPSHSVRQENLDSHVKRCPLRKQAEALEAQPYYSESINAGDPDEIIVSSAAKRSAIYNLSVLEFYDLVDKIRSVHSAAATALQDSYVVPEACEAWLKGQIDRRLPYQEKHVVQQASILGNMEAFGLIGKKIEVVRENANENSEGSDLLNGEEGAVPAVVEFGAGRGYLAQMLADCYGVKKLFLVERRSYKLKADRSLRQNQSLVLERLRIDIEDLNLHAVESLKGLPYLATGKHLCGPATDLTIRCCLRKQYNPRNEFPNNCYLQGLALATCCHHLCQWKHYTNTKFLSNMGITKEEFHAMTWFSSWAVDGDHSCELPDVEEAEKHLAVSETKEADLEGGGIEKIIRSIPAGERAALGFLCKEIIDTGRLLWLREQGLDARLVNYVPSNISPENHLLIAKHRFDM
- the LOC109718277 gene encoding tRNA:m(4)X modification enzyme TRM13 homolog isoform X2 produces the protein MAAAERCQFWLPNKRRYCANSPLPSSQFCGNHHSSSSALRVPCPIDPSHSVRQENLDSHVKRCPLRKQAEALEAQPYYSESINAGDPDEIIVSSAAKRSAIYNLSVLEFYDLVDKIRSVHSAAATALQDSYVVPEACEAWLKGQIDRRLPYQEKHVVQQASILGNMEAFGLIGKKIEVVRENANENSEGSDLLNGEEGAVPAVVEFGAGRGYLAQMLADCYGVKKLFLVERRSYKLKADRSLRQNQSLVLERLRIDIEDLNLHAVESLKGLPYLATGKHLCGPATGLALATCCHHLCQWKHYTNTKFLSNMGITKEEFHAMTWFSSWAVDGDHSCELPDVEEAEKHLAVSETKEADLEGGGIEKIIRSIPAGERAALGFLCKEIIDTGRLLWLREQGLDARLVNYVPSNISPENHLLIAKHRFDM
- the LOC109718676 gene encoding ribosomal RNA-processing protein 14-C, whose protein sequence is MKRKKTMAASAAAAPIPPEPDLKALIGEHSLFFDRLVDLIPARFYVPLDDEDRPWYQGLSKAAKACVKIQSRENLKKARRARLDPAAPPSSTVELLSKSIAAAADSNPNPNPNPNPNQGEEEEEDEDEDEAAQAQRPAETMDDRTATDVELRRRLQARIVELRSTRNTRPETINKPKKEKKKKNKSKKKKKKNEEEGGPSSPLGKRKRDEEESNAAPTDISFGKVRSGGEDNQNKGKKKKSKLSKQQELERARRLEAAKKDPEKGEKFAMKHSWKAAASRAAGEKVHDDPKLLKESIKREERSRKKHAEKWKERMETVEKARAEKQKTRADNIRGRAEQKRMRRIEKREKKLMRPGFEGRKEGYING